A DNA window from Mastomys coucha isolate ucsf_1 unplaced genomic scaffold, UCSF_Mcou_1 pScaffold21, whole genome shotgun sequence contains the following coding sequences:
- the LOC116100806 gene encoding olfactory receptor 6, producing the protein MENVTNISEFILMGFPTAPWLQILLFFIFFITYIFVLLENMVIILTVWITGSLHKPMYYFLSTMSFLEAWYISVTVPKMLAGFLFRPNTISFLGCMTQLYFFMSLACTECVLLAAMAYDRYAAICWPLRYPVMMTTGFCVQLTISSWVSGFTISMAKVYFISRVAFCGNNVLNHFFCDVSPILKLACMNLSMAETVDFALAIVILVFPLLATVLSYGFIVSTVLHIPSATGQRKAFSTCASHLTVVVIFYTAVIFMYVRPRAIASFNSNKLISAIYAVFTPMLNPIIYCLRNKEVKDAIRKTIAGGRALALGKSIS; encoded by the coding sequence ATGGAAAACGTCACGAACATCAGTGAGTTCATCCTCATGGGCTTCCCTACTGCTCCCTGGCTGCAAATTCtgctcttcttcatcttcttcataaCTTATATATTTGTGCTTTTGGAAAATATGGTTATCATTCTTACTGTGTGGATCACTGGGTCACTGCACAAGCCTATGTATTATTTTCTGAGTACTATGTCCTTTCTGGAGGCCTGGTATATATCTGTCACTGTCCCTAAGATGCTGGCTGGATTCCTATTTCGCCCCAATACCATTTCTTTCTTGGGATGTATGACTCAGCTCTACTTCTTCATGTCCCTTGCTTGTACGGAATGCGTACTTCTAGCTGCCATGGCCTATGATCGTTATGCGGCCATATGTTGGCCTCTTCGCTATCCAGTCATGATGACCACAGGATTTTGTGTTCAACTGACCATCAGTTCCTGGGTGAGTGGCTTCACCATCTCCATGGCAAAGGTGTACTTTATCTCACGAGTTGCCTTCTGCGGCAATAATGTCTTGAACCATTTTTTCTGTGATGTGTCACCCATCCTTAAGTTGGCCTGTATGAATTTATCTATGGCTGAGACAGTAGATTTTGCCCTTGCCATTGTCATCCTTGTATTCCCACTCTTAGCCACTGTTCTTTCCTATGGCTTCATTGTCTCTACTGTCCTGCACATACCCTCAGCCACTGGGCAGCGGAAGGCCTTTTCTACCTGTGCTTCTCATCTTACAGTGGTGGTCATCTTCTACACAGCTGTGATCTTCATGTATGTCCGACCTCGGGCCATTGCTTCATTTAATTCTAACAAGCTGATCTCAGCCATCTATGCAGTCTTCACTCCCATGCTCAATCCAATCATCTACTGCCTGAGGAACAAGGAAGTCAAAGATGCCATCAGAAAAACCATAGCAGGGGGCAGAGCACTGGCCTTGGGAAAGTCTATTTCCTAA
- the LOC116100807 gene encoding olfactory receptor 6-like — protein MLDMNITLVSEFILVGFPTAPWLQVLLFFIFLVVYMLIIAENLVIIFTVWSTASLHKPMYYFLSSMSFLEIWYVSVTVPKMLDGFLLQRRHISFTGCMTQLYFFISLACTECVLLAAMAYDRYVAICHPLRYPVIMTTAYCMQLMALSYFSGFMVSVVKVYFISHVAFCGSNVMNHFFCDISPILKLACKDMSTAELVHFALAIVILVFPLITTVLSYVYIVSTILRIPSTQGRKKAFSTCASHLTVVIIYYTAMIFMYVRPRAIASFNSNKLISAVYAVLTPMLNPFIYCLRNQEVKDAIKKTLAGGQCFQLC, from the coding sequence ATGCTGGATATGAACATTACTCTGGTCAGTGAGTTCATTCTGGTGGGCTTCCCTACAGCCCCTTGGCTACAGGTTCTCCTATTCTTCATTTTCCTTGTGGTCTACATGTTGATTATAGCGGAAAATCTTGTAATTATATTCACTGTCTGGTCCACTGCTTCCCTCCACAAGCCCATGTACTATTTCTTAAGTAGTATGTCCTTTCTAGAGATCTGGTATGTCTCTGTCACAGTCCCCAAGATGCTAGATGGATTCCTCCTGCAGAGACGGCATATCTCCTTCACAGGCTGTATGACTCAGCTCTACTTCTTTATCTCACTTGCCTGCACAGAGTGTGTGCTCCTGGCAGctatggcctatgaccgctatgtggccatctgccacCCTCTTCGATATCCAGTCATCATGACTACAGCTTACTGTATGCAGCTAATGGCCCTCTCCTATTTTAGTGGTTTCATGGTCTCTGTTGTCAAAGTCTATTTCATTTCACATGTTGCTTTCTGTGGATCCAATGTCATGAACCACTTCTTCTGTGATATCTCACCAATCCTCAAATTGGCATGCAAAGATATGTCAACAGCTGAGTTAGTACACTTTGCTTTGGCTATTGTCATCCTTGTCTTCCCTCTTATCACCACTGTCCTCTCCTATGTGTACATAGTGTCCACCATTCTGCGCATACCATCCactcagggaagaaagaaggccTTCTCTACCTGTGCCTCCCATCTCACCGTGGTCATAATTTATTACACAGCCATGATATTCATGTACGTCCGACCCAGGGCTATTGCATCTTTTAATTCCAATAAACTCATTTCAGCTGTGTATGCTGTCCTCACACCCATGCTTAATCCCTTCATCTACTGCCTAAGGAACCAGGAAGTCAAGGATGCAATCAAAAAGACTCTGGCAGGTGGCCAGTGCTTCCAGCTCTGCTGA
- the LOC116100808 gene encoding olfactory receptor 226: MERRNHSGRVNEFVLLGFPAPAPLRALLFFLSLLAYVLVLTENTLIIAAIRNHPTLHKPMYFFLANMSFLEIWYVTVTIPKMLAGFLGSKENHGQLISFEACMTQLYFFLGLGCTECVLLAVMAYDRYVAICHPLRYPVIVSSRLCVQMATGSWAGGFGISMVKVFLISRLSYCGPNTINHFFCDVSPLLNLSCTDMSTAELTDFILAIFILLGPLSVTGASYMAITGAVMRIPSAAGRHKAFSTCASHLTVVIIFYAASIFIYARPKALSAFDTNKLVSVLYAVIVPLLNPIIYCLRNQEVKRALHRTLHLTQGQDANNKKPNRDG, from the coding sequence ATGGAGCGAAGGAACCACAGTGGGAGAGTGAATGAATTTGTGTTGCTGGGTTTCCCAGCTCCTGCCCCATTGCGGGCgctattatttttcctttctctgctggcCTACGTGTTGGTGCTGACTGAAAACACACTCATCATTGCAGCAATTAGGAACCACCCCACCCTCCACAAACCCATGTATTTTTTCTTGGCTAATATGTCATTCCTGGAGATTTGGTATGTCACTGTTACAATTCCTAAAATGCTTGCTGGCTTCCTTGGTTCCAAGGAGAACCATGGACAGCTGATCTCCTTTGAGGCATGTATGACACAGCTCTACTTTTTCCTGGGCTTGGGTTGCACAGAGTGTGTCCTTCTTGCtgtgatggcctatgaccgctatgtggctaTCTGTCATCCACTCCGCTACCCTGTCATTGTCAGTAGCCGGCTATGTGTGCAGATGGCAACTGGATCCTGGGCTGGAGGTTTTGGTATCTCCATGGTTAAAGTTTTCCTCATTTCTCGCCTGTCTTACTGTGGCCCCAACACCATCAACCACTTTTTCTGTGATGTTTCTCCATTGCTCAACTTGTCATGCACTGACATGTCTACAGCAGAGCTTACAGACTTTATCCTGGCCATTTTTATTCTGCTCGGGCCGCTCTCTGTCACTGGGGCCTCCTATATGGCCATCACAGGTGCTGTTATGCGCATCCCCTCAGCTGCTGGCCGCCATAAGGCCTTTTCAACCTGTGCCTCTCACCTCACTGTTGTGATCATCTTCTATGCAGCCAGTATTTTCATCTATGCCAGGCCTAAGGCACTCTCAGCTTTTGACACCAACAAGCTGGTCTCTGTACTCTATGCTGTCATTGTACCATTGCTCAATCCTATCATCTACTGCTTGCGCAACCAAGAAGTCAAAAGAGCCCTACATCGCACTCTGCACTTGACCCAGGGCCAGGATGCCAATAACAAGAAACCCAACAGAGATGGTTAG